TAAAAAGACTAATGAGCGGGTTCATCAAAGCGATTACAAGAAACCAAAAGGAACAAAGGCACCCAAGATGCTATTTTGACGGCAAACCGATCACTGTAAACAGCGTATAAAGCGAAAGATTCCATCAAAACAAGAGAAACAAAGTGAGTGAAAAGAGACAGCTTTATTTATAAAGAAAAGAGACAGCGTTCGAGATTTGCGGAACAAAACCTCTTCAGCGGAAACGGAGATCTCATTGGCTTTCTCCTCGGCCTCCTGCCGGATGAACCGCACCATCTGTTGGATCTGCCTCGAGACATCGGCGTCGTTCATCGTTCCCACCTCCTCCTCTTCGCCTCTCCGCGCCTCCCCCAATAAAAAAGCTAGGGTTTCTCCCCGACGGCGGGTTCTCTGTTCTTCTTCTATTAGCGTTCGATCGAtcgcgagagagagagacaataCAGTGGGGATCGGATCGGGAACCAACCACGGACGGAAAGAATCACGGGAGAAGGGGCTCGAGCCGGCGTTTTGTCCGTTGCTACGAGAGCAGGGCGAGAAAGAGGGAAGATGGTTAAGCTCACCGAAGGTACCTGGACTCCAGGGCATAAATTAATTGGCGTGCAATATTTATGAAAGATGACAAGTTGGCTCATAAGTTATATTTGATATAGTAGGAGAAAAAGGGTAGAAAATCTCATCCCGCCTAACTTGTATCCTCTCACCACAATATAATTTATATatgataatattataattttaatatattcAGTATCAATAGATTCTTTTAATATCTTATAGAATATAGCTTTGTATTTACAATAACATGTATACTTATCATAATATCAAATAAATAACCTAACTATCATTATGGtcataatataattatttaatcattattaattttatcttaatgattcttattttaatttctatatataatattataataacaaTCATAATTATATTATGATAACTAATATATGTAACTATTTGTCATTTAATATACCTAATTAttataaatcaaataattttgCAGCGATATAATCAGTTTAGTGGGCATCAttgtaaaaatataattataattgTTACATAGTAATTATtggttattataatataaatctTATGAATATGTGTAATTATAATAATGCATCCCATTGCTAATATCCAAAAACTTTATAGTGCTATATACTATAGTAAGTTTTATTGTGGTAATCAAACCATGATTTAATAGTAGAATTAATTTTCTATCAAAACCATAACAGCATGATGCTCACTATGTTATAATGTTTCTTATTATAATCATTATTATACTATCATAATCATCCAGTGTGCGGTAAGATATGGTGCTTCATCTTTTCCACAAGCTTTATTCAAGtgtatcttttcttcttcttttttttatttttttttctttttttttgatacatcgGCAGCTCATACTAGTTTGGCGTGAGCATGGCTAACTGAATCAAAAGATGAGTATATCCTTTTCAAGAGCGAGCCCTCCTTATGTTTAAACCACAAATCTCCCGAAGCAACAAGCAACAGCCATTGTTTGTGATGTAGCTCAAATTGGCAAACGTGTTGAAGCAACTAGTTTGTTTGCATTCCACTCCAGGACTCCTTTCCTAGCCATTTGCTAGTCAAGGTGAGACGAAAGGGTGCCATCTTTCACACTAAGGTCTCTATCTTGCGTCTCCATCCTTGGACCCCTAGCCAGAATTAATTCTCTATCCCCAAGTTCATGAATCTTCCCACAGGTCTAATAAAACCCAGCTCATTCACACGGGTGGAAAACTCGCTTTCCCAGGATCCATGTGATCCAAGTAACGCTTTACAATCTTTCATGCTCTTTTCTTATCCATGCACAAATCTTCAGTATCACCTTTTCATTTGTGGATTACCCTCCAGGAGTTTGGGATAAGGGGCCTCGTTGGAAGATAGGATCCAATAAATGGGCCAGATAACCTTTGTGGATCTCCtcctacatacatacatacatacatacatatatatatatatatatatatatatatatatatatatataggggattgataacctactctctgttatagtaggttatcaatctacccatttttccgtagacaaaaaatacccttagtttttataactcttaagggtattttatgtctttttacactcctacattaactcaccctctcaacctCCTActtaatactctctctctcctcagtatacatatatgtgtatatacacTACAGAAAAAGTGGAGCGTCGGCAATTTTTAGCCTAGCGTcaacatttgccgacgcttttaacaAGCGTCGGCAacagacgacgcttataagggtCGGGGTAGTTGCGggcctaagacgacgctaaaaagcgtcgtcggaagccacGACCTCTCCAAACTCCAAAGGCGTCGGAAGCCAACGAGCTTGTGTCAGAAGCCACcgcgctctctctctcatccCTCCTCCCTCAACCCAGAGATCGAAGAGAACGGAATGCAAGCATCTATTTAACCCTCCAATCCGTCGCCTCaaaccctcctcctccttccgaaACCCTCGACTACTGCGACCACTTCCCCCCTCCCCCTACCCCTGAAAACCCACCTCCTTACCCCCCGCCCGACCAAGCCGACGGCCAGACTCTCGCCGCTGCGGGCGAGGTCGCGGTGGAAGCTTTGGGCATGGCGGATCGAGCCCCCTCTCCTACAAAAACCCTAACCTTACCCGTCTTCCATTCCTGCTTTACCCCCTTCCTATCCGCCCAGGTTTGTCGtccggtctctctctctccttctctttcgtCTCGATCGGGCCTTCGTACCGCGGCATTGCTCTCTTTATTGGGTTTTTCCTCGTCCGTTTTGGTTTTGATCTTTTGGATGTGATCTTGGTCGCGATTCGGAATGCGGGGTGTTCTTGGTTGATTTGCTTGTTTTCTTGGGTTTTTTGATTTCGTTTTGAGGGTCAATTGATGGATCCTTGGGTGGGTCTTGTGGTTTGGGATCTGCAGGGGTTATTGGAGATGGCGGAGGTACCGAAGCTGCTGTACATTGTGGTCGTGGACGAGGGAGCGAGGGGAGGGGACGAGAAGGACAGCTTGTCGTTCCGGTACACGCGGCCGGTGCTGCAGAGCACGCTCCAGCTCATGGGATGCAAGGCTCGCCATGCCTTCAAGGTTTGCCTCTCAAGATCCGGTGGTTTGGTTCGGTTTTGTTTTATCTTGTGATCTTCTCTcggttttccttttctttctgctttttttttccGAAGAAAAGAATTGGAATTGGTGATCTGAATGCTTGCGCTCGTTGATTCCTTTTCTTGCGTTCATTCTTTTGACAAGGGTGTTCCTGCTGTGTCTCTGTTTTGCCCTTATGATGTAGGGTGATGTGAAATTCGCAGAAGTTCTTGAGAAAATGGGAGCCAAGGTTACATGGACTGAGAACAGTGTCACTGTTACTGGTCCACCACGAGATCCTTCCAAGAGAAAAAACTTGCGTGCCCGATGTTGCCATGACCCTTGCTGTTGTTGCGCTATTTGCGGATGGTCCAACAGCCATTAGAGATGGTAAGTTTTAGCTTGCACTCTTGCAAGCTTATAACTTGTTCATATAAATTGGTATCTGAAATTAGTTGGCAGTGATTTGGAAAGCAGTCATCTTATAGCTTCCCTTTCTTAATTTTATGTATCCATAGAATGTCTTAtcttttattataattattatttttattatgagtAGGCAGCACATATTTTTTGACCTTTATAATTTACattcgtatttttatttttttaaaaaaaaatagcaatccccgacgctttaaagcgtcggcgaaaacgAAAAACTGGTTAGGCTTTATGGACGCTTTAAAGTGTCGGGAAAGTtgttttcgccgacgctttaataaaaatggattgggctttatcgacgctttaaagcgtcgggaaagccctttttgccgacgctttcattagcgtcggcaaatccctgtttttgccgacgctttctcttagcgtcggcaaaaaccggacccacgcccacctgcccgacgtctgacccacgctttgggtcgcgtgggctgggaattcgccgacgcttataagcgtcggtagagaccaaaaaaagcgccgggagttattccttcttttgtagtgatatatacatatatgtgtgtgtgtgtgtgtatatatatatatatatatatatatatatgtacacatatatgtatatgtatgcatatatgtatatgtatgcatacacacacacacatacacatatatgtatatgtatacatgcgcatatatgtgtgtgtgtatatatatatatgcatatacgtatgtatatatacatacgtatatctatctatatatatacatacatctatatatatacatgtatatatatacacatatatacatatatatatatgtatatatatatttgtatgtatgtatgtatgtatgtatgtatgagagagagaggaagagagtatTAATTAGGGGgttgagagggtgaattaatgtGGGATTATAAAAAGACATAAATacccttaagagttataaaaagtaagggtattttttgtccaataaaaaatgggtagattgataacctaccataacagagagtaggttatcaatccccatatatatatatatgtgtgtgtgtgtgtgtgtgtgtgtatgtatgtatgtatgtatgtatgtatatgtgtgtgtgtatgtgtgtgcatGCATTTATTCATTGAGTAATCATAAAAAAAAGTTGTCATTGACTCAATTCATACCCCCCAAAGGAAAGATGTATGGCCAACATTGTGTTGCATGGTTAGAAAGTCCAACTCATTGCAGGTTTAGCAGGCTCCCTTCAAGAAGACATTAAAAAGCTACTTTTCTACTTGTTGAAAATTGGAgtttctttttttccaaaaatattcTCAAGCCATCAAAATTCATGCGTAAGATCTTtctctttattaaaaatataatagatattttatataatttttttagtagatactcaaccaaatataagccactttaacatgtgccactttttcatgattaactaaatatgctaaaattattttttcatgcctcatatttatattttttttctttttttgtgtaaaCCAAACGAGTTCTGAAGCTTCTCTATTTGCAACCGGTACCCATCTTTCCTTAGAAGATGACAACTTTGACCAAATCTAAGGTTGCACGAGTGACCTAGTAAAAAACAGTACCATTTTATCTTCCCTTGAGAtctatccttttttttgttcctttggTAGTACTGCCCAAGCTTGAGATCTACCCACGGTCCAAGCTTACCCAAAGTGAGGgtgactaaggccctgtttgggggagcttttggagggccaaaaagcactttctggccctccaaaagtacttttagctaaaaaatggtgtttggtaaattttttgaaaagctgtttcagcttttgcgggaagctgaaaacagcattttcggaaagctccaatttggagctttccgaaaatgctgttttcagctttttcggaaagctgtctttttgaccaaaatacccccatgtaaaaaaaaaattcctccccCCAAAATCTCGTTGTACCACCTGTTCCTCTCCCAACCGACCTGCCCcaaaccccccctcccccccgccCTGTTCCTCTCCCAACCCACCAGCACCCCCACCCCTCCCCccgcaccgccgccgccgccgctgccgctgcTGTGCCTCCCTCTTCC
The Phoenix dactylifera cultivar Barhee BC4 chromosome 3, palm_55x_up_171113_PBpolish2nd_filt_p, whole genome shotgun sequence DNA segment above includes these coding regions:
- the LOC103696428 gene encoding 3-phosphoshikimate 1-carboxyvinyltransferase, chloroplastic-like → MADRAPSPTKTLTLPVFHSCFTPFLSAQGLLEMAEVPKLLYIVVVDEGARGGDEKDSLSFRYTRPVLQSTLQLMGCKARHAFKGDVKFAEVLEKMGAKVTWTENSVTVTGPPRDPSKRKNLRARCCHDPCCCCAICGWSNSH